From the Micromonospora sediminicola genome, one window contains:
- a CDS encoding WapI family immunity protein yields MITGVTEPPELVIGLPNDDHLTVRVMGRMHPGSTDYWDGNWLISPISAHVGGFSAQLAAGLRVDELQTFRHGLELINQQLRGEAVLTSLEQWISLTVTCRPNGSLSVTGELADNPGIGNRLTFAITGLDQTNIPAMLTALSALESAYPLLGQP; encoded by the coding sequence ATGATCACCGGCGTGACCGAACCCCCCGAACTGGTCATCGGACTCCCCAACGACGACCATCTAACGGTCCGCGTCATGGGAAGAATGCACCCCGGCAGCACCGACTACTGGGACGGCAACTGGCTGATCAGCCCGATCTCGGCCCACGTGGGCGGCTTCTCAGCACAGCTCGCCGCCGGGCTACGTGTCGATGAACTACAGACCTTCCGACACGGGCTAGAGCTGATCAACCAACAACTACGCGGCGAAGCAGTGCTCACCTCACTTGAACAATGGATCTCACTGACCGTGACCTGCCGCCCGAACGGCTCGCTGTCCGTCACCGGAGAGCTTGCCGACAATCCCGGCATCGGGAACCGCCTGACGTTCGCCATCACCGGCCTCGACCAGACCAACATCCCAGCGATGCTCACAGCCCTGTCGGCACTCGAAAGTGCCTACCCACTCCTCGGGCAGCCCTGA